From Ornithorhynchus anatinus isolate Pmale09 chromosome X3, mOrnAna1.pri.v4, whole genome shotgun sequence, the proteins below share one genomic window:
- the TERT gene encoding telomerase reverse transcriptase, with protein sequence MASAAPFFAVHAVLRARYAAVLPLPDFVGGLPGAPRGLLPLGDPGDPEIFQTFLAQCVVCLPRGARPLPDPLTFRQLSSQKEIVARIVQRICEKGKKNVLAFGYTLLDENSRSEPVVFTSNVCNYLPNISTESVRTSILWEMLFSRVGDDVIMYLLEHCALFMLVPPNCSYQICGQPIYELPPTDSSPPRPSSPRFFRQRASNRRRDVLSEYVREKIRLHGRRGEQSDRKRRKRRVGERESGAGGRRETRLPSRRTNPGGRERDRPVTDGPRKRPDPGLAPRAAKRYLEKDERGTSGKRRKGAVLAGRDGGPDPGSPSPATPTREVRPEAPGSEASEASRGLLQMQSVPGGRRDREDSRIPSDPPFPERVRGNLVRPGPRVPKTRGLEAPSQPGSTGSAPPGWSSPARSPREEESPRSGAGEQTPGRGPPGSVPESSRAACRPGVFIDRKRLLYSSRDLKERLPRSFPLNRLRGDPAGGRGLVEAIFLAGSLREGRRDPAGRRLGRKKRRLPGRYWRMRHVFRELLQNHGRCPYGVLLRKSCPVRVGAAEPAAGTGPPGGPAGVSLRSAGRAGGRRTASPAGGSPEGSRRAGAVSPTASPGAGWGVHDLLRQHSSSWRVYGFVRECLLRVVPAELWGSSHNKCRFLRNVKAFLALGKFDKFSLRELRWKMRVSDCAWLRSGRGDHSVPASEHRFREEILAKFLHWLMRAYVVELLRAFFYVTETMFQKNLLFFYRKCVWNRLQAIGIRNHLAKVQLQAISEKEIKENLSKKYVPVVSKLRFIPKSNGLRPIVNADTIAGAKLFPKESRDKKVQYFNTQLKNLFSVLNYERTLHPHLLGASMFGIDDIYKAWRQFVLRVLTSKDKERRFYFVKADVTGAYDTIPHDKLVEVISRILKPEDETVYCIQRYAVIQKTAKGSVRKTFRRHVSTLKDFPPSMKQFVSHLQETTSLQNAVVVQQSSSLNETSTSLFAFFRHMIQHNILKIRNRYYVQRRGIPQGSILSTLLCSLCYGDMENRLFPGIQQDGVLLRLIDDFLLVTPHLAQAKLFLRTLAKGIPEYGCFINPRKTVVNFHVDEDTVGCSHFTQLPAGCLFPWCGLLLDTRTLEVYCDYSTYSRTSIRASLSLCQSTSAGRSLRRKLLTVLKLKCHGLFLDVQVNSLRTVCINIYKIFLLQAYRFHACVLRLPFNQRVRKNPEFFLTVIADTASCCYSMVRARNAGVTLGAREASGPFPSEAAQWLCYQAFLTKLANHKVVYKCLLGPLKRSKQQLLRRLPGPTMLMLEAATDPMLCQDFKTILD encoded by the exons ATGGCGAGCGCGGCTCCTTTCTTTGCGGTGCACGCGGTCCTGCGGGCGCGCTACGCCGCCGTCCTGCCGCTGCCCGACTTCGTGGGGGGCCTCCCCGGCGCCCCCCGGGGGCTGCTGCCGCTCGGGGATCCCGGGGACCCCGAGATCTTCCAAACCTTCCTGGCCCAGTGCGTCGTGTGCCTGCCCCGGggagcccgccccctccccgacccgctCACCTTCCGCCAG CTGTCGAGCCAGAAGGAGATTGTGGCTCGGATCGTTCAGCGCATCTgcgagaaggggaagaagaacgtGCTGGCGTTCGGGTACACCTTGTTGGACGAGAACAGCAGGTCAGAGCCGGTGGTGTTCACGTCCAACGTCTGCAACTACCTCCCCAACATCTCCACGGAAAGCGTCAGGACAAGCATCCTCTGGGAGATGCTGTTCAGCCGGGTCGGGGACGACGTGATAATGTATTTGCTGGAACACTGTGCCCTGTTTATGCTGGTGCCACCCAACTGCTCTTATCAGATCTGCGGGCAGCCCATCTACGAACTCCCGCCGAcggactcctcccctccccgcccctcctcccctcggtTCTTCCGACAGAGAGCCTCCAACCGGAGGCGCGACGTCCTCTCGGAGTACGTCAGGGAGAAGATTCGTCTTCACGGGAGACGCGGGGAGCAGTCGGATCGGAAGCGGAGGAAACGCCGAGTCGGTGAGCGCGAGAGCGGAGCCGGGGGCCGTAGGGAAACCCGTCTGCCGTCCAGACGCACGAACCCGGGTGGGCGTGAAAGGGACCGCCCCGTCACCGACGGGCCGAGAAAGCGGCCGGACCCCGGGCTCGCTCCCCGGGCCGCCAAGCGATACCTCGAAAAGGACGAAAGGGGGACCTCCGGCAAGAGGCGGAAAGGGGCGGTTCTCGCCGGCCGGGACGGGGGCCCGGACCCAGGGTCGCCCAGCCCCGCCACGCCCACGAGGGAGGTCCGGCCGGAAGCTCCGGGGTCTGAGGCGTCGGAGGCCTCCCGGGGTCTGCTCCAAATGCAGTCGGTtcccgggggccgccgggaccGGGAAGATTCCAGAATTCCATCAGATCCGCCATTCCCCGAGCGGGTCCGAGGGAACTTAGTCCGGCCGGGGCCTCGGGTTCCAAAAACCCGAGGTCTGGAGGCCCCATCCCAGCCCGGGAGTACGGGATCGGCTCCCCCAGGATGGTcttcccccgcccgctcccctcgGGAGGAAGAAAGCCCGAGATCGGGAGCCGGGGAACAGACCCCCGGCCGCGGGCCTCCGGGTTCAGTTCCGGAGAGTTCCCGGGCAGCCTGCCGCCCTGGAGTCTTCATCGACAGGAAGCGCCTCCTGTATTCCTCCAGGGACCTGAAGGAACGTTTACCACGGTCCTTTCCGCTGAATCGCCTGCGGGGCGACCCGGCCGGGGGACGAGGCTTGGTGGAGGCCATATTCTTGGCCGGGAGCCTCCGGGAGGGGAGACGAGACCCGGCCGGTCGGAGGCTCGGCCGGAAGAAGCGGCGGCTCCCCGGACGCTACTGGCGGATGAGGCACGTGTTCCGGGAGCTGTTGCAGAATCACGGGAGGTGCCCCTACGGCGTCCTGTTGAGGAAGAGCTGCCCAGTCCGGGTCGGGGCGGCCGAGCCGGCCGCGGGCACCGGGCCTCCCGGCGGGCCGGCCGGCGTCTCCCTCCGGtcggccggccgggccggaggaAGACGGACGGCGTCGCCGGCCGGCGGCTCCCCCGAGGGCTCCCGCCGCGCCGGGGCCGTCTCCCCGACGGCGTCTCCGGGGGCCGGGTGGGGCGTCCACGACCTCCTCCGGCAGCACAGCAGCTCCTGGCGGGTGTACGGTTTCGTGAGGGAGTGCCTGCTCCGCGTGGTGCCTGCCGAGCTCTGGGGGTCCAGCCACAACAAATGCCGCTTCCTCAGGAACGTCAAGGCCTTCTTGGCCCTGGGGAAGTTCGACAAGTTTTCCCTGCGGGAGCTGAGGTGGAAGATGAGAGTCTCGGACTGTGCCTGGCTTCGGTCCGGCCGAG GGGATCACTCCGTCCCAGCGTCGGAACACCGGTTCCGGGAGGAGATCCTAGCCAAGTTCCTCCACTGGCTAATGAGGGCCTACGTGGTGGAGCTGCTCCGAGCCTTCTTCTACGTCACCGAGACCATGTTTCAGAAGAATCTGCTTTTCTTCTACCGAAAATGCGTTTGGAACAGGTTGCAAGCCATTGGAATTAG aaacCACTTGGCCAAGGTGCAGCTTCAAGCAATATCTGAAAAGGAAATTAAAGAAAACCTGTCCAAAAAATATGTTCCCGTGGTATCCAAACTCCGGTTCATCCCCAAATCCAACGGACTGCGGCCGATTGTGAATGCAGACACCATCGCCGGAGCAAAGTTATTCCCAAAAGAAAGCAGAGATAAGAAG GTTCAGTATTTCAACACCCAACTGAAAAACCTATTTAGTGTTCTGAATTACGAGCGCACGCTACACCCACATCTGCTGGGGGCCTCCATGTTTGGGATCGATGACATTTATAAGGCATGGCGGCAGTTTGTGCTCAGAGTTCTGACGTCTAAGGATAAAGAACGCAGATTTTATTTTGTGAAG GCCGACGTGACCGGGGCTTATGACACCATTCCTCACGACAAGCTTGTCGAAGTGATCTCAAGAATCTTGAAGCCCGAAGACGAGACCGTCTATTGCATCCAGCGTTATGCCGTGATCCAGAAAACGGCCAAAGGCTCCGTTCGGAAAACCTTTAGGAGACAT GTTTCCACGTTGAAGGACTTCCCGCCCTCCATGAAGCAGTTTGTGTCCCATTTACAGGAGACCACGTCTCTCCAGAACGCCGTCGTCGTTCAGCAG AGCTCCTCTCTCAACGAGACCAGCACCAGCCTCTTCGCTTTCTTTCGGCACATGATTCAGCACAACATCCTGAAGATAAGAAACAG GTATTACGTCCAACGCCGAGGGATTCCACAGGGCTCCATTCTGTCCACGCTGCTCTGCAGCCTGTGCTACGGAGACATGGAAAACCGTCTGTTCCCCGGGATCCAGCAGGATGG gGTGTTGCTCCGCTTAATCGATGACTTTTTGCTGGTCACGCCCCACTTAGCCCAAGCCAAACTCTTCCTACG GACTCTGGCGAAAGGAATTCCCGAGTACGGCTGTTTCATCAACCCGCGGAAGACCGTGGTGAACTTTCACGTGGACGAGGACACCGTGGGGTGTTCTCATTTTACTCAGCTCCCCGCCGGCTGTCTCTTCCCGTGGTGCGGCCTGCTGCTGGACACCCGGACCCTGGAGGTGTACTGTGACTACTCCAC CTACAGCCGGACATCGATCAGGGCGAGCCTGTCCTTATGTCAGAGCACCTCGGCTGGAAGGAGCCTGAGGCGAAAACTCCTGACCGTCCTGAAGCTGAAGTGTCACGGCTTATTTCTGGATGTACAG GTGAACAGCCTCCGAACGGTCTGCATCAACATTTACAAGATATTTTTGCTGCAGGCCTACAG